The Camelina sativa cultivar DH55 chromosome 14, Cs, whole genome shotgun sequence genome includes a window with the following:
- the LOC104739531 gene encoding GDSL esterase/lipase At1g09390, with protein sequence MATLALHSYTFFLFILLPVIFNPRHHLAVAEGCQHPPVIFNFGDSNSDTGGLTAGLGYYIGLPNGRSFFRRSTGRLSDGRLVIDFLCESLNTSLLNPYLDSLVGSKFQNGANFAIVGSSTLPRYVPFALNIQLMQFLHFKSRALELASTSDPLKEMMISESGFRNALYMIDIGQNDIANSFSKGLSYSRVVKLIIPNVISEIKSAIKILYDEGGRKFWVHNTGPLGCLPQKLSMVQSKVFDKHGCLVSYNAAAKLFNEGLDHMCGELRTELREANIVYVDIYAIKYDLITNSTNYGFEKPLMACCGYGGPPYNYNVNITCGNGGSKSCEEGSRFISWDGIHYTETANAIISMKVLSMQYSTPPTPFHFFCGS encoded by the exons ATGGCTACTCTGGCTCTTCACTCCTAcactttcttcctcttcattctcCTGCCGGTAATCTTTAATCCCCGACATCACTTGGCTGTGGCTGAAGGATGTCAACATCCTCCTGTGATCTTTAACTTCGGAGACTCAAACTCCGACACCGGTGGACTCACCGCCGGACTCGGCTACTACATTGGTCTCCCTAACGGCCGCTCCTTTTTCCGACGATCCACCGGTCGATTATCCGACGGACGACTCGTCATCGATTTCCTCT GCGAGAGTTTGAATACAAGTCTGTTGAACCCATATCTAGACTCATTGGTTGGATCGAAGTTCCAAAACGGTGCTAACTTCGCCATCGTTGGATCTTCTACTCTTCCCAGATATGTTCCTTTCGCTCTCAACATTCAGCTCATGCAGTTCCTTCATTTCAAATCCCGAGCACTCGAGCTTGCTTCTACTTCAG ATCCTTTGAAAGAAATGATGATTAGCGAGAGTGGATTTAGAAACGCGTTGTACATGATCGATATCGGGCAGAATGATATTGCGAATTCATTTTCCAAAGGCCTTTCTTACTCCCGGGTTGTCAAGCTTATTATTCCCAACGTTATATCTGAGATCAAAAGTGCCATAAAG ATATTGTATGATGAAGGAGGGAGGAAATTTTGGGTTCACAATACAGGACCTTTAGGTTGTTTGCCTCAGAAACTTTCAATGGTTCAGAGCAAAGTTTTCGATAAGCACGGTTGTCTTGTGAGTTATAACGCAGCTGCAAAGCTGTTCAACGAAGGATTGGATCATATGTGTGGAGAGCTGAGGACAGAGCTGAGAGAGGCCAACATTGTCTATGTCGACATTTATGCCATCAAGTACGATCTCATCACAAACTCCACCAACTACG GCTTTGAGAAACCATTAATGGCGTGTTGCGGATATGGAGGGCCTCCTTATAACTACAATGTGAACATAACGTGTGGGAACGGTGGCTCTAAAAGTTGCGAAGAAGGTTCTAGGTTTATAAGCTGGGACGGAATACACTACACCGAGACGGCTAACGCCATTATATCCATGAAAGTATTATCAATGCAATACTCGACGCCACCAACTCCCTTCCACTTCTTCTGCGGCAGCTGA
- the LOC104739533 gene encoding putative 12-oxophytodienoate reductase-like protein 1 isoform X2, translating into MAYQNMPGIWRKEQIEAWKPIVDAVHSHGGVFFCQLWHAGRVSHRDCQPNREAPVSSTDKPFANDPSSEYTPPRRLTTDEIPTIVNEFRLAARNAIEAGFDGVEIHGAHGYLIDQFMKDSVNDRVDDYGGSLENRCRFALEVIEAVSNEIGPDRVGIRLSPFANYMESGDSDPQRLGLYMAKSLNRFEILYCHMVEPRMKTASEIFECTESLTPMRKVFDGTFIVAGGYTREDGNKAVAEGRADLVAYGRLFLANPDLPRRFELDAPLTKYDRPSFYSFDPVVGYTDYPFLETIE; encoded by the exons ATGGCGTATCAAAACATGCCAGGGATATGGAGAAAAGAACAAATAGAAGCATGGAAGCCCATCGTTGACGCCGTTCATTCTCACGGCGGCGTCTTCTTCTGCCAGCTCTGGCACGCTGGTCGTGTTTCTCATCgag ATTGTCAGCCAAATCGAGAAGCTCCGGTCTCTTCTACGGATAAGCCATTCGCCAACGATCCATCGAGTGAGTATACACCTCCGAGAAGGCTAACAACTGATGAAATCCCCaccattgttaatgagtttCGTCTCGCTGCAAGAAACGCAATCGAagctg GTTTCGATGGAGTTGAGATCCATGGAGCTCACGGGTACTTGATTGACCAGTTCATGAAAGACTCTGTTAACGATCGAGTCGATGATTACGGAGGATCTCTAGAGAATCGATGCAGATTCGCTTTAGAAGTAATCGAAGCGGTGTCGAACGAGATAGGACCTGATCGCGTTGGAATCAGACTCTCACCGTTCGCTAATTACATGGAATCCGGAGATTCAGACCCTCAAAGATTAGGGCTTTACATGGCTAAGTCGCTCAACAGATTCGAGATACTCTACTGCCATATGGTTGAGCCGAGGATGAAAACAGCAAGTGAGATATTCGAATGCACGGAATCGCTTACGCCGATGAGAAAGGTGTTTGATGGAACGTTCATTGTCGCCGGGGGTTATACGAGAGAAGATGGGAACAAGGCGGTGGCGGAGGGAAGAGCTGATCTTGTGGCATACGGACGACTGTTCTTGGCTAATCCGGATTTGCCTAGAAGGTTCGAGCTCGATGCGCCGCTGACTAAGTATGACAGACCAAGTTTCTATAGTTTTGATCCTGTCGTGGGTTACACTGATTACCCTTTTCTTGAGACAATAGAGTAA
- the LOC104739534 gene encoding protein NIM1-INTERACTING 3-like, with protein MDRDRKKVKMEKEDEEEKMEKLYTFLKNAKEMRKYVISSIEKTRQEEERARVCRFPSFQPEDFVFMNGAEANNKEKAVDTSSSASNEYGSKEKQDGSETDVCLDLNLSL; from the coding sequence ATGGATAGAGACCGGAAGAAAGTGAAAATGGagaaggaagacgaagaagaaaagatggaaAAGCTGTACACATTTCTTAAAAACGCAAAAGAAATGCGGAAATACGTGATCAGCTCCATTGAGAAGACGAgacaggaagaagaaagagcGAGGGTTTGTAGATTCCCTTCGTTTCAGCCTGAGGATTTCGTTTTCATGAATGGAGCAGAGgccaacaacaaagaaaaagcagTTGATACGAGCTCTTCAGCATCCAACGAATACGGCTCTAAGGAAAAGCAAGACGGATCAGAGACTGACGTTTGTTTAGACTTGAATCTTTCTCTGTAG
- the LOC104739530 gene encoding WAT1-related protein At1g09380 gives MGKSRDLLPFLAMVLVQIGYAGMNITSKMAMEAGMKPLILVAYRQIFATIATFPVAFFLERKTRPKITLKVLVQIFFCSMTGATGNQVLYFIGLQNSSPTVACALTNLLPAVTFLLAAIFRQETVGIKKASGQAKVIGTLVCVIGAMVLSFYHGHTLGIGESKIHWAYAENITSQGSSSSSSNFFLGPFLIMAAAVSWAAWFIIQTKMSETFAAPYTSTLLMCLMGSIQCGAIALITDHKVSDWSLSSPLRFISALYAGVVASALAFCLMSWAMQRKGPLYVSVFSPLLLVVVAIFSWTLLDEKLYTGTFLGSALVIIGLYGVLWGKDREVSEKEEEAERVKQQQRKVKSESNEDIESRLPVASSGNGSTGPISP, from the exons atgggtaaATCAAGAGATTTGTTGCCGTTCTTGGCGATGGTGTTGGTGCAAATCGGCTACGCAGGTATGAACATTACGTCGAAGATGGCTATGGAGGCAGGCATGAAGCCTCTCATTCTGGTCGCTTATCGCCAAATATTTGCCACTATCGCGACGTTTCCGGTCGCATTTTTTCTCGAAAG GAAGACAAGACCGAAGATCACACTAAAGGTTCTTGTCCAAATCTTCTTCTGTTCCATGACCGG TGCGACTGGAAACCAAGTGCTATACTTCATAGGACTTCAGAATTCATCTCCGACCGTTGCTTGTGCCTTAACTAATCTCTTACCAGCGGTTACGTTCCTCCTCGCCGCAATATTCAG ACAAGAAACCGTAGGGATCAAGAAGGCATCAGGACAAGCCAAAGTGATAGGGACGCTAGTATGTGTGATCGGAGCCATGGTTCTCTCCTTCTACCATGGTCACACCCTCGGCATTGGAGAGTCCAAGATCCATTGGGCCTATGCTGAAAACATCACAAGCCAAGGTTCCAGTTCTAGCAGTTCTAACTTCTTCTTGGGACCTTTTCTTATTATGGCTGCTGCCGTTTCTTGGGCCGCTTGGTTCATTATCCAG ACGAAGATGAGTGAGACATTTGCAGCACCATACACGAGCACACTTCTAATGTGTTTGATGGGAAGTATCCAATGTGGAGCCATCGCTTTGATCACCGATCACAAAGTCTCTGATTGGTCTCTCAGCTCTCCTCTACGCTTCATATCCGCTCTTTACGCC GGAGTGGTGGCGTCTGCGTTAGCGTTCTGCCTAATGTCATGGGCGATGCAGAGGAAAGGTCCTCTTTACGTCTCTGTTTTCAGCCCTTTACTTCTCGTAGTGGTCGCCATTTTCAGCTGGACACTTCTTGACGAGAAACTCTACACCGGCAC GTTTTTGGGATCAGCACTTGTGATTATTGGCCTCTATGGCGTATTGTGGGGGAAAGACAGAGAGGTGtctgagaaggaagaagaagcagagagggTGAAACAACAGCAACGTAAAGTCAAAAGTGAGAGTAATGAAGATATTGAGTCGAGATTACCGGTCGCATCTAGTGGAAATGGTTCCACAGGACCTATATCGCCTTAA
- the LOC104739528 gene encoding galactinol synthase 3-like isoform X2, producing the protein MAPEMNNNKLSYGGKNRAYVTFLAGNGGYVKGVVGLAKGLRKANSKYPLVVAVLPDVPADHRRQLVDQGCIVKDIQPVNPPDNQTQFAMAYYVLNYSKLRIWEFVEYSRLIYLDGDIQVFENIDHLFDLPDGSFYAVKDCFCEKTWSHTPQYKIGYCQQCPDKVTWPETEQLGPKPPLYFNAGMFVYEPSLPTYYNLLETLKVVPPTPFAEQDFLNMYFKDIYKPIPPVYNLVLAMLWRHPENIELNEAKVVHYCAAGAKPWRFTGQEENMEREDIKMLVEKWWEIYNDESLDYKNVNVHCGQKEDVQKKKQTIPQFFTDLCEAAVLHCAKAPSAA; encoded by the exons ATGGCACCTGAGATGAACAACAACAAGTTGAGCTACGGAGGAAAGAATAGGGCGTACGTGACTTTTCTTGCTGGGAACGGAGGCTACGTGAAAGGAGTCGTTGGTCTGGCTAAAGGGCTGAGGAAAGCTAATAGCAAGTACCCATTAGTGGTTGCTGTGTTACCCGACGTGCCGGCTGATCACCGTAGACAGCTAGTGGATCAAGGCTGCATCGTCAAGGACATTCAGCCGGTTAACCCACCAGATAACCAAACCCAGTTCGCTATGGCTTACTACGTCCTCAATTACTCCAAGCTCCGCATTTGGGAG TTTGTCGAGTACAGCAGGCTGATATACTTAGACGGAGACATACAAGTGTTTGAGAACATAGATCACTTGTTCGATCTTCCTGACGGCAGTTTCTACGCTGTTAAAGACTGTTTCTGCGAGAAGACATGGAGCCACACTCCTCAATACAAGATCGGCTACTGCCAACAGTGTCCGGACAAGGTGACGTGGCCAGAGACGGAGCAGCTTGGTCCTAAGCCACCGTTGTACTTCAACGCCGGAATGTTCGTCTACGAACCAAGCCTCCCCACTTACTACAACCTTTTGGAGACTCTCAAAGTTGTCCCTCCCACACCTTTTGCTGAACAG GATTTCTTGAACATGTACTTCAAAGATATATACAAGCCGATTCCACCAGTATATAATCTTGTCTTGGCTATGCTCTGGAGGCATCCGGAGAACATAGAGCTAAATGAAGCCAAGGTTGTTCATTACTGTGCAGCTGGTGCTAAGCCGTGGAG GTTCACTGGCCAAGAAGAAAATATGGAGAGAGAAGACATCAAGATGCTTGTAGAGAAATGGTGGGAAATTTACAACGACGAGTCTCTTGATTACAAGAACGTAAATGTGCATTGCGGACAAAAAGAAGATgtccaaaagaaaaagcaaaccaTTCCACAGTTCTTTACAGACTTGTGTGAGGCTGCTGTGCTTCACTGCGCCAAAGCTCCATCCGCGGCCTAG
- the LOC104739533 gene encoding putative 12-oxophytodienoate reductase-like protein 1 isoform X1, which translates to MIKGRLECIVFDSSCLLKLPPFHVAGNKSPKQSLKNSTQNLEFLKDKPMEKATKQTIPLLTQFSMRNFNLTHRIVMAPMGRLRSYGNVQHPHVALYYSQRTTPGGLLISEATGVSETAMAYQNMPGIWRKEQIEAWKPIVDAVHSHGGVFFCQLWHAGRVSHRDCQPNREAPVSSTDKPFANDPSSEYTPPRRLTTDEIPTIVNEFRLAARNAIEAGFDGVEIHGAHGYLIDQFMKDSVNDRVDDYGGSLENRCRFALEVIEAVSNEIGPDRVGIRLSPFANYMESGDSDPQRLGLYMAKSLNRFEILYCHMVEPRMKTASEIFECTESLTPMRKVFDGTFIVAGGYTREDGNKAVAEGRADLVAYGRLFLANPDLPRRFELDAPLTKYDRPSFYSFDPVVGYTDYPFLETIE; encoded by the exons ATGATAAAGGGGAGACTCGAGTGTATCGTCTTTGACTCTTCGTGTCTCTTAAAACTTCCTCCGTTTCACGTAGCTGGTAATAAATCTCCAAAACAATCTCTGAAAAACTCAACACAAAATCTGGAGTTCTTGAAAGATAAACCGATGGAGAAGGCAACTAAACAGACAATTCCTCTACTCACCCAATTCTCAATGAGAAACTTCAACCTTACACACAG AATAGTTATGGCTCCGATGGGGAGATTGAGATCATATGGTAACGTTCAACACCCTCACGTCGCCTTGTATTACTCTCAGAGAACAACTCCGGGAGGTCTTCTCATCAGCGAAGCCACCGGAGTTTCTGAAACTGCAATGGCGTATCAAAACATGCCAGGGATATGGAGAAAAGAACAAATAGAAGCATGGAAGCCCATCGTTGACGCCGTTCATTCTCACGGCGGCGTCTTCTTCTGCCAGCTCTGGCACGCTGGTCGTGTTTCTCATCgag ATTGTCAGCCAAATCGAGAAGCTCCGGTCTCTTCTACGGATAAGCCATTCGCCAACGATCCATCGAGTGAGTATACACCTCCGAGAAGGCTAACAACTGATGAAATCCCCaccattgttaatgagtttCGTCTCGCTGCAAGAAACGCAATCGAagctg GTTTCGATGGAGTTGAGATCCATGGAGCTCACGGGTACTTGATTGACCAGTTCATGAAAGACTCTGTTAACGATCGAGTCGATGATTACGGAGGATCTCTAGAGAATCGATGCAGATTCGCTTTAGAAGTAATCGAAGCGGTGTCGAACGAGATAGGACCTGATCGCGTTGGAATCAGACTCTCACCGTTCGCTAATTACATGGAATCCGGAGATTCAGACCCTCAAAGATTAGGGCTTTACATGGCTAAGTCGCTCAACAGATTCGAGATACTCTACTGCCATATGGTTGAGCCGAGGATGAAAACAGCAAGTGAGATATTCGAATGCACGGAATCGCTTACGCCGATGAGAAAGGTGTTTGATGGAACGTTCATTGTCGCCGGGGGTTATACGAGAGAAGATGGGAACAAGGCGGTGGCGGAGGGAAGAGCTGATCTTGTGGCATACGGACGACTGTTCTTGGCTAATCCGGATTTGCCTAGAAGGTTCGAGCTCGATGCGCCGCTGACTAAGTATGACAGACCAAGTTTCTATAGTTTTGATCCTGTCGTGGGTTACACTGATTACCCTTTTCTTGAGACAATAGAGTAA
- the LOC104743194 gene encoding uncharacterized protein LOC104743194, translated as MKFPRCIFFVFVLVFYIFTPHIEAVEADGPTEALINSICVENEDYGFCSKIIHEKLKAPTATLKELTGLIFHTATDQANDTYIFIDNILREWPGPKKKNCLKTCRAVYNRETTSFLEIRFLFSKGEYERMVKIIFSTAKILDRCRTDFLIPPYKDPLIEKKRVMRILITMSAVSGYMVKNGKASLIRSVVIPQIFSY; from the coding sequence atgaaattccCGCGATGCATTTTTTTCGTGTTCGTTcttgttttttacatttttactcCTCATATTGAAGCAGTCGAAGCCGATGGACCAACTGAAGCACTGATCAATAGTATCTGCGTAGAAAACGAAGACTATGGATTTTGCAGTAAAATCATCCATGAAAAATTGAAGGCACCAACGGCTACTCTCAAAGAACTCACCGGTCTCATATTTCACACCGCTACGGATCAGGCCAATGATACTTATATTTTCATCGATAACATACTCCGCGAATGGCCCGGCcctaagaagaagaattgtCTCAAGACTTGTCGTGCAGTTTATAATAGAGAGACCACTAGTTTCTTAGAGATTCGCTTTCTATTTTCAAAAGGAGAGTACGAACGTATGGTTAAAATCATTTTCTCCACAGCCAAGATCTTGGACCGTTGTAGGACCGATTTTCTTATTCCTCCTTACAAAGACCCTCtaattgagaagaagagagttatgAGAATATTGATCACCATGTCTGCGGTTTCTGGATATATGGTAAAAAATGGAAAGGCTTCCTTGATTAGATCAGTAGTTATTCCGCAGATTTTCAGTTATTAA
- the LOC109128879 gene encoding pentatricopeptide repeat-containing protein At1g09410-like — MTMYIKCGELVKSKLIFDMFPSKDIIMWNSILSGYASHGLGEEAVKVFYEMPLSGSTEPNEVTFVATLAACSYAGMVEEGFNIFESMESVFGVKPITAHYACMVDMLGRAGRFDEAMEIIDSMTVVPDAAVWGSLLGACRTHSQLDLAEFFAMKLIEIEPENSGTYILLSNIYAVMHL, encoded by the coding sequence ATGACCATGTACATTAAATGCGGCGAGCTTGTGAAGTCGAAGCTAATCTTTGACATGTTTCCTTCCAAGGACATTATCATGTGGAATTCAATCTTATCTGGTTATGCCTCACACGGTCTAGGAGAGGAAGCTGTTAAAGTTTTTTATGAGATGCCTTTGTCTGGTAGTACTGAGCCTAACGAAGTTACCTTTGTTGCAACTCTCGCCGCATGCAGCTACGCTGGGATGGTTGAGGAAGGGtttaatatatttgaatctATGGAATCAGTTTTTGGGGTTAAGCCCATAACCGCGCATTATGCTTGCATGGTAGATATGCTTGGGCGTGCAGGACGGTTTGATGAGGCTATGGAAATAATTGATAGTATGACTGTTGTACCAGATGCTGCAGTTTGGGGTTCTCTATTAGGAGCATGTAGAACTCACTCGCAGCTGGATTTAGCAGAATTTTTTGCAATGAAACTCATAGAGATTGAACCTGAGAATTCTGGGACTTATATCTTGCTGTCCAACATTTATGCTGTTATGCATCTCTAG
- the LOC104739528 gene encoding galactinol synthase 3-like isoform X1, which produces MAPEMNNNKLSYGGKNRAYVTFLAGNGGYVKGVVGLAKGLRKANSKYPLVVAVLPDVPADHRRQLVDQGCIVKDIQPVNPPDNQTQFAMAYYVLNYSKLRIWEFVEYSRLIYLDGDIQVFENIDHLFDLPDGSFYAVKDCFCEKTWSHTPQYKIGYCQQCPDKVTWPETEQLGPKPPLYFNAGMFVYEPSLPTYYNLLETLKVVPPTPFAEQDFLNMYFKDIYKPIPPVYNLVLAMLWRHPENIELNEAKVVHYCAAGAKPWRFTGQEENMEREDIKMLVEKWWEIYNDESLDYKNVNVHCGQKEDVQKKKQTIPQFFTDLCEAAVLHCAKAPSAA; this is translated from the exons ATGGCACCTGAGATGAACAACAACAAGTTGAGCTACGGAGGAAAGAATAGGGCGTACGTGACTTTTCTTGCTGGGAACGGAGGCTACGTGAAAGGAGTCGTTGGTCTGGCTAAAGGGCTGAGGAAAGCTAATAGCAAGTACCCATTAGTGGTTGCTGTGTTACCCGACGTGCCGGCTGATCACCGTAGACAGCTAGTGGATCAAGGCTGCATCGTCAAGGACATTCAGCCGGTTAACCCACCAGATAACCAAACCCAGTTCGCTATGGCTTACTACGTCCTCAATTACTCCAAGCTCCGCATTTGGGAG TTTGTCGAGTACAGCAGGCTGATATACTTAGACGGAGACATACAAGTGTTTGAGAACATAGATCACTTGTTCGATCTTCCTGACGGCAGTTTCTACGCTGTTAAAGACTGTTTCTGCGAGAAGACATGGAGCCACACTCCTCAATACAAGATCGGCTACTGCCAACAGTGTCCGGACAAGGTGACGTGGCCAGAGACGGAGCAGCTTG GTCCTAAGCCACCGTTGTACTTCAACGCCGGAATGTTCGTCTACGAACCAAGCCTCCCCACTTACTACAACCTTTTGGAGACTCTCAAAGTTGTCCCTCCCACACCTTTTGCTGAACAG GATTTCTTGAACATGTACTTCAAAGATATATACAAGCCGATTCCACCAGTATATAATCTTGTCTTGGCTATGCTCTGGAGGCATCCGGAGAACATAGAGCTAAATGAAGCCAAGGTTGTTCATTACTGTGCAGCTGGTGCTAAGCCGTGGAG GTTCACTGGCCAAGAAGAAAATATGGAGAGAGAAGACATCAAGATGCTTGTAGAGAAATGGTGGGAAATTTACAACGACGAGTCTCTTGATTACAAGAACGTAAATGTGCATTGCGGACAAAAAGAAGATgtccaaaagaaaaagcaaaccaTTCCACAGTTCTTTACAGACTTGTGTGAGGCTGCTGTGCTTCACTGCGCCAAAGCTCCATCCGCGGCCTAG
- the LOC104739529 gene encoding uncharacterized protein LOC104739529 has protein sequence MKMHSILSTVLAIILALSVAEANNLDGKTQQMVNGICKMTTDIKFCSSVLVKNLATPAPSNKDLMNVTVREAERFSANTNFFISTLLDNAGDERQDLQMCADAYSIVNLAFTNAISFFNQAHYSKIFKVQNKVSKAIGICKTDFNVPGYEINPLIERNRQTMILSSMEQIVCQMVSS, from the coding sequence atgaAAATGCATAGCATTCTATCGACAGTTTTGGCGATCATACTCGCGCTCTCCGTTGCAGAAGCTAATAATCTCGATGGAAAAACTCAACAAATGGTCAACGGAATCTGCAAAATGACAACGGATATCAAATTCTGCAGTAGTGTTTTGGTCAAGAACCTGGCTACTCCTGCCCCAAGCAACAAAGATCTCATGAACGTGACAGTGAGAGAAGCTGAAAGGTTCTCGGCAAACACTAATTTCTTCATCAGCACACTCCTCGATAATGCTGGAGACGAGAGGCAAGATCTTCAAATGTGCGCTGACGCTTACTCGATTGTGAACTTGGCCTTCACTAATGCTATATCTTTCTTCAATCAAGCTCACTACAGTAAGATCTTCAAGGTCCAAAACAAAGTTTCTAAGGCTATTGGTATATGTAAGACAGATTTCAATGTGCCCGGTTATGAGATCAATCCTCTGATTGAGAGAAACAGACAGACCATGATCTTATCATCCATGGAACAGATCGTTTGTCAAATGGTTTCTTCATAA